From the Acidilutibacter cellobiosedens genome, one window contains:
- a CDS encoding M20 family metallopeptidase, translated as MSEEIKQKILKDVESNSSKYISISHEIHDHPEIGNEEILASNLLTQLLISEGFCVEKNVAGHPTGFIAKKESSHLSGPTIGFLAEYDALPKLGHACGHNIIGVSSAAAAIALGKVLDETGGKVVVLGTPAEEGGNNGSAKGSFVKHNLLKGIDACLMVHPGNKTYTTGKSLAVNPLDFEFIGKSAHASAAPEKGINALDGVILLFNGINALRQHVTSDVRIHGIITHGGDAPNIIPEYAKARFFIRADTKIKCDKVTQRIKGIANGAALATGAKVNIIEFQNSVDNILPNKKFDDVFKEI; from the coding sequence CTAAGTATATTTCCATAAGTCATGAGATTCACGATCACCCTGAAATAGGAAATGAGGAAATCTTGGCCAGTAATCTATTAACACAGCTTTTAATATCAGAAGGTTTTTGCGTAGAAAAAAATGTAGCAGGTCATCCCACAGGATTTATTGCAAAAAAGGAATCTTCTCATTTATCGGGGCCTACCATTGGATTTTTAGCCGAATATGATGCACTTCCTAAATTAGGTCATGCTTGCGGCCATAACATCATAGGAGTCAGTAGTGCCGCGGCAGCAATTGCTTTAGGAAAAGTATTGGACGAAACGGGAGGAAAAGTTGTAGTTTTAGGCACTCCTGCCGAGGAAGGAGGAAATAACGGAAGTGCCAAAGGAAGTTTTGTAAAGCATAATCTATTGAAAGGAATCGATGCTTGTTTAATGGTTCATCCCGGAAATAAAACATATACTACAGGAAAATCTCTTGCGGTAAATCCCCTTGATTTTGAATTCATAGGAAAATCCGCTCATGCATCAGCAGCTCCCGAAAAGGGGATTAATGCCTTAGATGGAGTTATACTTTTATTTAATGGGATAAATGCTCTGCGTCAGCATGTAACAAGTGATGTAAGAATTCATGGAATAATTACCCATGGTGGAGATGCGCCTAATATTATACCTGAATATGCCAAAGCCCGCTTTTTCATAAGAGCAGATACAAAAATTAAATGCGACAAAGTCACTCAAAGAATAAAAGGCATTGCTAATGGTGCCGCTCTTGCTACCGGAGCAAAGGTAAATATTATTGAATTTCAAAATTCAGTTGATAATATTCTGCCTAATAAAAAATTTGACGATGTTTTTAAAGAAATCTGA
- the cysK gene encoding cysteine synthase A, whose protein sequence is MTVATNVLELIGNTPIVKLNKLVGKDYADIYVKLEYFNPGGSVKDRPALYMIEKAEEEGKLKKGYVIVEPTSGNTGVGLAMVGAAKGYKVILVMPETMSIERRNLFKAFGAEVVLTPGSNGMKGAVDKAEELAKQNSNYYIPYQFGNENNTLSHIETTAQEILKDLGSNIDVFIAGIGTGGTVTGVGKVLKEKNSNVKIVGVEPKSSPLLSEGKAGPHKIQGIGANFVPSILDLDLLDDINTVFNEDAIETTRQLAREEGILVGISSGAAVYAALQWAKKLGKGKTVLAIAPDNGERYLSTGIFS, encoded by the coding sequence ATGACAGTTGCAACAAATGTATTAGAGCTAATAGGCAACACACCTATCGTCAAATTAAACAAATTGGTAGGGAAAGATTATGCGGATATATATGTAAAACTTGAATATTTTAATCCGGGTGGAAGTGTTAAAGATAGGCCAGCACTATATATGATTGAAAAAGCTGAAGAAGAGGGAAAGTTAAAAAAAGGATATGTAATAGTGGAACCAACAAGCGGAAATACCGGAGTAGGTCTTGCCATGGTAGGTGCTGCAAAGGGATATAAAGTTATTCTTGTTATGCCGGAAACTATGAGTATAGAAAGAAGAAATTTATTCAAAGCTTTTGGAGCAGAGGTTGTTTTAACTCCTGGCTCAAACGGGATGAAGGGAGCAGTAGATAAAGCAGAAGAACTTGCAAAGCAAAATTCAAATTATTATATACCTTATCAGTTTGGCAATGAAAATAATACTCTTTCCCATATTGAAACCACAGCTCAAGAAATACTCAAAGATCTGGGGAGTAACATAGATGTATTTATTGCAGGTATAGGTACAGGAGGCACAGTTACAGGAGTAGGGAAGGTTCTAAAGGAGAAGAACAGTAATGTGAAAATAGTAGGCGTAGAGCCAAAATCTTCACCTTTATTGTCTGAAGGAAAAGCAGGTCCTCATAAAATACAAGGAATAGGAGCTAACTTTGTTCCAAGTATACTGGACCTTGATTTATTGGATGATATAAATACGGTATTTAATGAAGATGCCATTGAAACTACAAGACAACTGGCAAGGGAAGAAGGGATACTTGTAGGAATTTCATCGGGAGCAGCGGTCTATGCAGCACTACAATGGGCAAAGAAATTAGGAAAAGGCAAAACTGTATTGGCTATTGCTCCGGATAATGGAGAGAGATATTTAAGTACGGGAATATTTAGCTAA
- a CDS encoding cobalamin B12-binding domain-containing protein (Presence of a B(12) (cobalamin)-binding domain implies dependence on cobalamin itself, in one of its several forms, or in some unusual lineages, dependence on a cobalamin-like analog.) has protein sequence MKKMSLCTIGNCVHVAGVMNFSALAEREGYEVDFMGISLPIDDVIENVKCSDPDVIGLSYRLSPEPLEAILNELKEKLEKSDLKDKIWLFGGTEPTGKVAEKSGIFKKVFYGGEDVDEVISILRNKKLRVEETYPRDLISRINWKYPYPVLRHHIGLSSVEETVRAIDKISDSKVLDVISIAPDQNAQEYFFDQDKMDSRLDGAGGVPLRTKEDFSKLYEAAQKGNYPLMRCYSGTKNLIKYSEMLQETIHNAWCAVPLFWYSELDKRGPRKIKEAIRENQKVMKWHGQRNIPVEANESHHWSLRDAHDAVGVATAYLAAYNAKKMGVKDYISQYMFNVPASISPKMDLAKMLAMIELIENLEDENFRVYRQARAGLASFPTNLYQAKGQLASSAYLSMAIKPHIYHVVGYCEAHHAATADDIIESCMIVRGVLKNIFLGDINMVDDIDVQRRKAQLIKDGSIIINSIKSLSNSSKDPLTDPVILEEAVKIGILDAPHLKGNSAACGKLTTRIVNGGMYPFDEKLNRVITEGERIERIMAGDIDYEINIS, from the coding sequence ATGAAAAAAATGTCTCTTTGTACAATAGGAAATTGTGTGCATGTAGCCGGTGTAATGAACTTTTCTGCTTTAGCGGAGAGGGAAGGATATGAAGTAGATTTTATGGGAATATCTTTACCTATTGATGATGTGATTGAAAATGTAAAATGTTCCGATCCGGATGTAATAGGGTTAAGCTATAGATTAAGTCCGGAGCCTTTGGAAGCTATTCTAAATGAGTTAAAAGAGAAATTGGAGAAATCAGATTTGAAAGATAAGATATGGCTCTTTGGGGGAACGGAACCGACAGGGAAGGTAGCCGAAAAAAGTGGTATATTTAAGAAAGTATTTTATGGAGGTGAAGACGTAGACGAAGTAATATCCATTTTGAGAAATAAAAAATTAAGAGTGGAGGAAACGTATCCCAGAGATTTAATATCAAGGATTAATTGGAAATATCCATATCCTGTACTAAGACATCATATAGGACTTTCATCGGTTGAGGAAACTGTCAGAGCTATTGATAAAATATCGGATTCAAAGGTTCTGGATGTAATATCCATTGCTCCGGACCAAAATGCTCAGGAATACTTTTTTGACCAGGACAAAATGGATTCGAGGTTAGATGGAGCAGGAGGAGTTCCGCTAAGGACAAAAGAAGATTTCTCGAAGTTATATGAAGCAGCTCAGAAGGGGAATTATCCTCTGATGAGATGTTATAGCGGAACAAAAAATTTGATCAAGTACAGTGAAATGCTTCAGGAAACTATTCATAATGCCTGGTGTGCTGTCCCCTTGTTCTGGTACAGTGAGTTAGATAAAAGAGGACCCAGAAAAATAAAAGAAGCAATAAGGGAAAATCAAAAAGTTATGAAGTGGCATGGCCAGAGAAATATACCTGTAGAGGCAAACGAATCTCATCATTGGAGTTTGAGAGATGCTCATGATGCTGTAGGAGTGGCTACGGCTTATTTGGCAGCCTATAATGCAAAGAAAATGGGAGTAAAAGATTATATTTCACAATATATGTTTAACGTTCCTGCATCAATATCTCCTAAGATGGACTTAGCCAAGATGTTAGCAATGATAGAGCTTATTGAAAACTTAGAAGACGAGAATTTTAGGGTTTACCGTCAAGCGAGAGCCGGCCTCGCAAGTTTTCCTACTAATCTATACCAGGCAAAAGGACAGTTGGCATCATCTGCTTATCTATCTATGGCTATAAAACCTCATATATACCACGTAGTAGGATATTGTGAAGCTCATCATGCGGCAACAGCAGATGATATAATAGAATCCTGTATGATAGTTAGGGGAGTTTTGAAAAATATATTCTTGGGAGATATAAATATGGTTGACGATATAGATGTTCAGAGAAGGAAGGCTCAGCTTATAAAAGACGGCAGCATAATAATAAATTCCATTAAGAGTCTATCTAACAGTTCAAAAGATCCTCTAACAGATCCTGTTATTCTTGAAGAAGCGGTTAAAATAGGTATTCTTGATGCACCTCATTTAAAAGGAAATAGTGCTGCATGCGGGAAATTAACTACAAGAATTGTAAATGGAGGAATGTACCCCTTTGATGAGAAATTGAACAGGGTAATTACTGAAGGAGAGAGAATTGAAAGAATAATGGCCGGAGATATTGATTATGAAATAAATATTTCATAA
- a CDS encoding NAD/NADP-dependent octopine/nopaline dehydrogenase family protein, whose product MNKKIRYSVLGAGNGGIAIAGYIAMKGYEVNLYNRTEENIMSLIKNPIIHLTGEIEGCGRLNKVTDNIREAIENTDIIMVTVPAVGHKFISQNIAPYLEDEQIIILNPGRTGGALEVYENIRNSECTAQDVVVAEAQSLIYACRITGNNEVHIFKSKKEVSLSAIPASRTEEVISKISPIFSQFIPAKDVMETSLNNFGAIFHPAPTLLNSGHIERGITFDYYTEGITPSVGRFIERMDKERMEIADKLNIDTMSAKDWLYETYGSKGDTLYDAVQNNPAYKGLKSPKGLNIRYIYEDVPCSLVPMSSLAKQLDIETPAIDSIIVLSEIITGKNFWEEGRTVKKLGLEGLDKFQIHHLARTGKLLDNKEGVVA is encoded by the coding sequence ATGAATAAAAAAATACGATATTCAGTGTTAGGAGCAGGAAATGGGGGCATAGCAATAGCCGGATATATTGCTATGAAAGGATATGAGGTAAATTTATATAATAGAACTGAAGAAAATATAATGTCATTAATCAAGAATCCAATTATACATTTAACCGGTGAGATAGAAGGTTGCGGACGGTTAAACAAAGTTACTGATAATATAAGGGAAGCTATAGAGAATACGGATATAATTATGGTTACGGTTCCTGCTGTAGGTCACAAATTTATTTCTCAAAACATAGCACCTTACTTAGAGGATGAACAGATTATAATATTGAATCCGGGAAGAACAGGGGGAGCATTAGAAGTATATGAAAATATCAGAAATTCCGAATGCACTGCTCAAGATGTAGTCGTAGCAGAAGCTCAATCCCTTATATATGCATGCAGGATAACCGGAAACAATGAAGTTCATATATTCAAAAGCAAAAAAGAGGTATCTTTATCAGCCATACCTGCGAGCAGAACCGAAGAAGTAATTTCAAAAATTTCACCCATATTTTCTCAATTCATACCTGCCAAGGATGTAATGGAAACAAGCTTAAATAATTTTGGAGCCATATTTCATCCGGCACCTACTTTATTAAATAGCGGTCATATAGAAAGAGGCATAACGTTTGATTATTATACTGAAGGAATAACTCCATCTGTAGGAAGGTTTATTGAACGGATGGATAAAGAGAGAATGGAAATAGCTGATAAGTTAAACATAGATACTATGTCTGCAAAAGACTGGCTATATGAAACTTATGGCTCAAAAGGAGATACCTTATATGATGCTGTTCAAAATAATCCGGCCTATAAAGGGCTTAAATCTCCTAAAGGTCTTAATATCAGATATATTTACGAAGATGTTCCTTGTAGTCTTGTTCCCATGTCATCTTTAGCAAAGCAATTAGATATAGAGACTCCGGCAATAGATTCAATTATAGTTCTTTCAGAAATAATTACCGGAAAAAATTTCTGGGAAGAGGGAAGAACAGTTAAAAAATTGGGATTGGAAGGACTGGATAAATTTCAAATACACCATTTGGCCAGAACGGGAAAATTATTAGATAATAAAGAAGGAGTGGTTGCCTAA
- a CDS encoding L-cysteine desulfidase family protein → MKKDDAQYKSYLKVLREELVPAMGCTEPISIAYAAAKAMELLGKLPEQCRIEVSGNIIKNVKSVVVPNTNGLKGIEASVAAGIIAGDASKKLEVLSNITKEMKPKIREYLLSHPIAVVPADNDMIFYIDIILQNGDQWSEVIIEGYHTNITQMKLNGKVLFQAERTENPDNNFSNQGLLNIKDIVKFANIADIEDFREPIGRQIAYNSTISEEGLKHNWGANVGKTILKTYGTNIAMRAKAAAAAGSDARMGGCEKPVIIVSGSGNQGITAVLPVIEYAKELNVSEDKLYRAVALSDLVTIYQKTGIGRLSAFCGAVCAGCGSGAGIAYLHGGGYKEIAHTIVNALAIVSGIVCDGAKPSCAAKIAASVDAGILGYEMYKNGQQFRSGDGIVTKGVDNTISNVGRMAREGMKSTDKEILKIMTGH, encoded by the coding sequence ATGAAAAAAGATGATGCTCAATATAAATCCTATTTAAAAGTTTTACGGGAAGAATTAGTGCCGGCTATGGGCTGCACAGAACCGATTTCCATCGCCTATGCAGCCGCAAAGGCAATGGAACTTTTGGGAAAACTACCCGAACAATGTAGAATAGAAGTCAGCGGAAACATAATCAAAAATGTAAAAAGTGTTGTTGTCCCAAATACTAACGGTTTAAAGGGAATCGAAGCTTCTGTTGCCGCGGGAATAATAGCAGGGGATGCGTCTAAGAAATTAGAGGTACTATCCAATATTACAAAAGAAATGAAACCCAAAATCCGCGAATATCTCTTAAGTCACCCTATTGCCGTAGTGCCAGCAGATAACGATATGATTTTTTATATTGATATTATATTGCAAAATGGCGACCAATGGAGTGAAGTCATTATTGAAGGATATCATACTAATATTACTCAAATGAAATTAAATGGAAAAGTACTATTTCAAGCTGAAAGAACAGAAAATCCCGATAATAATTTTTCTAATCAAGGGCTTTTAAACATAAAAGATATCGTTAAATTTGCTAATATTGCCGATATTGAAGATTTCAGAGAACCTATAGGCCGACAAATTGCTTATAACAGTACTATTTCTGAAGAAGGACTGAAACATAATTGGGGAGCTAATGTCGGAAAAACAATATTAAAAACCTACGGTACAAATATTGCCATGAGAGCAAAAGCTGCCGCTGCGGCAGGATCCGATGCTCGTATGGGGGGTTGCGAAAAACCGGTAATTATCGTGTCTGGGAGCGGAAATCAAGGGATAACGGCAGTTCTTCCGGTAATAGAATATGCAAAAGAGCTTAATGTATCAGAGGATAAATTATATCGTGCTGTGGCACTTTCCGATTTAGTTACAATTTATCAGAAAACGGGTATAGGAAGACTGTCTGCTTTTTGCGGAGCTGTCTGTGCAGGGTGCGGTTCAGGTGCAGGAATCGCATATCTTCATGGAGGAGGTTACAAAGAAATAGCTCATACTATTGTTAATGCCCTCGCTATCGTATCGGGAATCGTATGTGATGGGGCAAAGCCGTCATGTGCTGCTAAGATTGCTGCATCTGTAGATGCAGGGATATTGGGCTACGAAATGTATAAAAACGGTCAGCAATTTCGAAGCGGAGACGGAATCGTTACAAAGGGAGTAGACAATACAATTTCCAATGTGGGGCGAATGGCCAGAGAAGGCATGAAAAGCACCGATAAAGAAATTTTAAAAATCATGACGGGACATTAA
- a CDS encoding 2-oxoacid:acceptor oxidoreductase family protein produces MEERLVVAGFGGQGVMAIGQLLTYAGMIENYNVSWLPSYGPEMRGGTANCSVIISGEAIGSPLVVESDSAIIMNKPSLDKFEKDVLPNGKLFIDSSLIDRKSSRNDIDVYYIPANEIANSLGNDKVSNMVMLGAYLEITNAVKVESVLKAFTKVFGERKAKFIPLNKEALEKGAEAVKNQRKVLV; encoded by the coding sequence ATGGAAGAAAGATTGGTTGTAGCGGGATTTGGCGGACAGGGAGTAATGGCAATCGGTCAGCTTTTAACTTATGCGGGTATGATAGAAAATTATAATGTTTCCTGGCTTCCTTCTTATGGACCTGAAATGCGTGGAGGCACGGCAAACTGTAGTGTAATAATAAGCGGCGAAGCCATAGGCTCACCGTTAGTAGTAGAATCTGATTCGGCAATAATAATGAATAAACCATCCTTAGATAAATTTGAAAAGGATGTATTGCCAAATGGAAAATTATTTATAGATTCATCCCTTATTGACAGGAAATCATCAAGAAATGACATAGACGTATATTATATTCCGGCAAACGAAATTGCCAACAGTCTGGGGAATGATAAAGTTTCAAATATGGTTATGCTGGGTGCTTACTTGGAAATAACAAATGCAGTAAAGGTAGAATCTGTTTTAAAGGCTTTTACAAAAGTATTTGGAGAAAGAAAGGCTAAGTTTATTCCATTAAATAAAGAAGCTCTGGAAAAAGGTGCCGAGGCTGTGAAGAATCAAAGAAAGGTATTAGTATAA
- a CDS encoding thiamine pyrophosphate-dependent enzyme: MAIVFSKTRGLTDVPTHYCPGCTHGIVHRLVAECLEELGVLDNAIGVAPVGCSVLAYNYFNCDMQEAAHGRAPAVATGIKRIQPDKFVFTYQGDGDLASIGTAEIVHAAHRGEKISTIFINNAIYGMTGGQMAPTTLVGQKATTAPYGRDEALCGRPIRIAEMLATIHGAQFVERVAVNSPAHIRNAKKAIKKCFQTQIDRKGFGIVEVLSTCPTNWGYSPADAMKWLEDNMIPYYPLGNFRTPEEVEK; this comes from the coding sequence ATGGCAATAGTATTTAGCAAAACAAGAGGATTAACTGACGTCCCAACCCATTACTGTCCCGGATGTACCCATGGAATAGTTCATAGGCTGGTGGCCGAATGTCTTGAAGAACTGGGAGTATTGGATAATGCCATAGGAGTGGCACCGGTAGGTTGTTCTGTATTGGCATATAACTATTTTAACTGTGATATGCAAGAAGCGGCTCATGGAAGAGCACCTGCTGTAGCTACTGGAATAAAAAGAATTCAACCGGATAAATTCGTATTCACCTATCAGGGTGACGGGGATTTGGCATCTATAGGAACAGCAGAGATAGTTCATGCCGCTCATAGAGGGGAGAAAATTTCAACTATATTTATTAATAATGCCATTTATGGAATGACAGGAGGACAAATGGCTCCTACTACATTGGTCGGCCAAAAAGCGACTACGGCACCTTATGGAAGAGACGAAGCCCTTTGCGGAAGACCAATAAGGATAGCGGAGATGCTTGCGACAATACATGGAGCGCAGTTTGTAGAAAGAGTGGCCGTTAATAGTCCTGCACATATAAGAAATGCAAAAAAAGCCATAAAGAAATGTTTCCAGACTCAAATAGACAGAAAAGGGTTTGGAATTGTAGAGGTTCTTTCTACCTGTCCTACTAACTGGGGGTATTCTCCTGCGGATGCAATGAAATGGCTTGAAGATAATATGATACCTTATTATCCTTTAGGCAACTTTAGAACTCCAGAGGAGGTGGAAAAATAA
- a CDS encoding 3-methyl-2-oxobutanoate dehydrogenase subunit VorB: MAKVLMKGNEAVGAAAIKANCKYFFGYPITPQSELPEYMSRELPKVGGVFLQAESEIAAINMVYGAAGSGARVMTSSSSPGISLKQEGISYIAGAELPCLIVNMMRGGPGLGSIQPSQTDYFQATRGGGNGDYRLVVLAPSNIQELVDLVIEGFDIADQYRNPVMVLGDGMIGQMMEPVEFKTPKKRELPKKDWTTTGTGGKRKPNIINSLYLAAEALEKHNNEIQKKYAIIKQNEVKVESYNIEDADVVIAAYGTTSRIAKTAIAKLEKEGFKVGLIRPITLWPYPYDEFKKINSKCKGILTIEMNTGQMLDDVKIAVEGKFPVYFYGRTGGMVPTPNEMVDQVKKIMGGEK; encoded by the coding sequence ATGGCGAAAGTTCTCATGAAAGGAAATGAAGCTGTTGGCGCTGCAGCTATCAAAGCCAATTGTAAGTATTTTTTCGGATATCCTATAACGCCTCAAAGTGAGTTACCTGAATATATGTCAAGAGAATTACCAAAAGTAGGAGGAGTGTTTTTACAAGCAGAAAGCGAGATAGCTGCAATTAATATGGTTTATGGGGCAGCAGGATCCGGAGCAAGGGTTATGACCTCATCTTCAAGTCCGGGGATTTCTCTTAAACAGGAAGGAATTTCATATATTGCGGGAGCTGAACTTCCATGCTTAATAGTGAACATGATGAGAGGCGGTCCGGGACTTGGAAGTATTCAACCTTCTCAGACCGATTATTTTCAGGCTACAAGAGGAGGCGGAAATGGAGACTACAGATTGGTGGTTCTTGCCCCTTCAAATATTCAGGAATTAGTTGATTTGGTAATAGAAGGATTTGATATAGCAGATCAGTACAGAAATCCTGTAATGGTTCTGGGTGATGGAATGATTGGACAAATGATGGAACCAGTCGAGTTTAAAACTCCTAAAAAGAGAGAATTGCCAAAGAAGGATTGGACAACTACAGGTACAGGAGGTAAGAGAAAACCTAATATTATTAATTCTCTGTATCTGGCAGCCGAAGCATTGGAAAAGCATAACAATGAAATTCAGAAAAAATATGCCATTATAAAACAGAATGAAGTAAAAGTAGAGTCATATAATATAGAGGATGCAGACGTAGTAATTGCCGCTTATGGAACAACTTCAAGGATTGCCAAAACAGCAATAGCAAAACTTGAAAAAGAAGGATTTAAGGTTGGGCTTATCAGGCCTATAACCTTATGGCCCTATCCTTATGATGAATTTAAAAAGATTAACAGTAAATGTAAAGGTATATTAACAATAGAGATGAATACAGGACAGATGCTGGATGACGTAAAAATTGCAGTAGAAGGAAAGTTCCCTGTTTATTTCTATGGAAGAACTGGAGGAATGGTGCCTACACCAAATGAAATGGTAGATCAAGTGAAAAAAATTATGGGAGGTGAAAAGTAA
- a CDS encoding 4Fe-4S dicluster domain-containing protein — protein sequence MAKVKGKVIFKENICKGCGLCTTVCPMKIVLLDKEKINSKGYHPATVKEMDKCIGCANCATICPDVVITVERFTE from the coding sequence ATGGCAAAAGTTAAAGGGAAAGTGATATTCAAGGAAAACATTTGCAAAGGTTGCGGGCTTTGTACGACCGTCTGTCCGATGAAAATCGTATTACTTGATAAGGAAAAAATTAACTCGAAGGGTTATCACCCAGCAACAGTGAAAGAAATGGACAAGTGTATAGGTTGTGCAAATTGCGCGACAATATGTCCTGATGTTGTTATTACAGTAGAACGATTTACAGAATAA
- a CDS encoding ATP-binding protein encodes MLDDKRIRIVTGHYGSGKTEFSVNYAVELAKIKRKVALVDLDVINLYFRSREKSSLLENMGIKVISSSINAPAVDIPAISGEVYAPLEDESYDVVLDLGGDPAGARVLGRYEEFFVNGKYDMFYILNANRQETSTADKAIEYLKRIENMARIKVTALVNNTHMLKSTTVDDLLRGQKVALEVSEKLDIPIKYISVIKNVAALLPKDMKGEIFPMDLYMREEWMV; translated from the coding sequence ATGTTAGATGATAAAAGGATAAGAATAGTTACAGGTCATTATGGTAGCGGAAAAACGGAATTCAGTGTTAACTATGCGGTAGAACTTGCTAAAATAAAGAGAAAAGTCGCATTAGTTGACTTAGATGTAATCAATTTATATTTTAGAAGCAGAGAAAAATCTTCGCTTTTAGAGAATATGGGCATAAAGGTGATTTCGAGTTCAATAAACGCCCCTGCTGTGGATATTCCCGCCATATCAGGGGAGGTATATGCTCCCCTTGAGGATGAAAGCTACGATGTAGTTTTGGATTTAGGAGGAGATCCGGCAGGAGCAAGAGTTCTGGGAAGATATGAGGAGTTTTTTGTAAATGGGAAATATGATATGTTTTATATACTTAATGCCAACAGACAGGAAACGAGTACCGCCGATAAGGCTATAGAATATTTAAAAAGAATAGAAAATATGGCAAGGATAAAGGTTACAGCCTTAGTCAATAATACCCATATGCTTAAAAGTACAACTGTTGATGATTTACTTAGAGGTCAAAAAGTAGCATTGGAGGTATCGGAAAAATTGGATATACCAATTAAATATATATCAGTAATTAAAAATGTTGCAGCCCTTTTACCTAAAGATATGAAGGGTGAAATATTCCCTATGGATTTATATATGAGGGAAGAATGGATGGTTTAA
- the buk gene encoding butyrate kinase has translation MKKEFKILVINPGSTSTKIGVFQDEKLLFEEVLRHSTEEISKYERTYDQYAFRRDIIVETLKKNNIPLKSLDCIVGRGGMLKPVEGGTYEINEAMIEDLKVGVQGDHASNLGGIIAKEIGTEIGVPSYVVDPVTVDEMEDIARISGLAEIKRRSIVHALNHKAIARKWAKENGKKYEEANLIIAHLGGGISVGAHKNGKIIDVFNALYGDGAFSPERSGGLPVGDLVKLCYSGKYSHSDMKKMIKGKGGIVSYLGTQDVREVKKMIEKGDKKAELIYNAMAYQVAKDIGACAAVLKGEVDGILLTGGIAHDSDFTALIEERVKFISKVYVYPGEDELDALALGGLRVLRGEEMAKVYK, from the coding sequence ATGAAAAAAGAATTTAAAATTTTAGTTATTAATCCCGGTTCTACATCTACTAAAATTGGGGTTTTTCAAGATGAAAAATTGTTATTTGAGGAAGTTTTAAGACATTCAACAGAGGAAATTTCAAAATATGAAAGAACTTACGATCAATATGCTTTCAGAAGGGATATAATAGTTGAAACTTTAAAGAAGAACAACATACCTTTGAAATCTTTGGATTGCATTGTAGGAAGAGGTGGAATGTTAAAACCTGTTGAAGGCGGGACTTATGAAATAAACGAAGCTATGATTGAAGACTTAAAAGTGGGAGTTCAGGGAGACCATGCCTCTAATCTGGGAGGAATAATTGCAAAGGAAATAGGAACGGAGATAGGAGTACCTTCCTATGTCGTAGACCCGGTAACAGTGGATGAAATGGAGGATATAGCAAGGATATCCGGATTGGCGGAAATTAAGAGGAGAAGTATAGTTCATGCTTTAAATCACAAAGCTATTGCACGTAAATGGGCTAAAGAAAACGGTAAAAAGTATGAAGAGGCAAATTTGATTATAGCTCATTTAGGTGGGGGAATATCGGTAGGCGCTCATAAAAATGGTAAAATAATAGATGTATTCAATGCTCTTTATGGAGACGGGGCTTTTTCACCTGAAAGATCGGGAGGACTTCCTGTAGGAGACCTGGTTAAACTTTGTTATTCGGGGAAATACAGCCACAGTGATATGAAGAAAATGATTAAAGGCAAAGGCGGAATTGTATCATATTTAGGAACCCAGGATGTAAGAGAAGTGAAAAAAATGATTGAAAAAGGAGATAAGAAGGCCGAGCTGATATATAACGCTATGGCGTATCAAGTCGCGAAGGATATAGGAGCATGTGCGGCAGTTTTGAAAGGAGAAGTTGACGGAATATTACTTACCGGAGGAATTGCTCATGATAGTGATTTTACTGCTTTGATAGAGGAGAGAGTTAAATTTATAAGCAAAGTATATGTATATCCGGGAGAAGATGAATTAGATGCTCTGGCTTTAGGCGGACTAAGAGTGTTGAGGGGAGAAGAAATGGCAAAAGTATATAAGTAG